The following are encoded together in the Pectobacterium wasabiae CFBP 3304 genome:
- the trbJ gene encoding P-type conjugative transfer protein TrbJ, with product MKKSLRAVKLLRTILAAKKALLASLVASIMTLPALAGIPVIDGTNVVQTTISAVNNVQAVAKQIQQYQTQLQQYENMLQNTVAPAAYIWDQANSTINRILQAQDTLNYYKNQAGSLDSYLKRYQDISYYRSSPCFNSNIECTADEINAIRSAQQDSSEARKKANDAVFKVIDQQQDTLQADADNLADLQTQASGATGQMKAIQAANQLASAQANQLLQIRSILVAQQNAAATVAQVQADREAQQTVADEKTLSGVNTPSPKRIW from the coding sequence ATGAAGAAATCACTGCGGGCTGTCAAACTACTAAGAACAATTTTAGCCGCTAAAAAGGCGTTGCTGGCTTCCCTCGTAGCGTCAATCATGACTTTACCGGCGCTAGCCGGTATTCCCGTCATTGATGGTACTAACGTGGTCCAAACCACCATCAGCGCGGTCAACAACGTTCAGGCCGTTGCCAAACAAATTCAGCAGTACCAGACGCAGCTGCAGCAATATGAAAATATGCTGCAGAACACCGTAGCGCCTGCGGCCTATATCTGGGACCAGGCGAACTCCACAATTAATAGGATCCTGCAGGCGCAGGACACGCTGAACTACTACAAGAATCAGGCTGGTAGTCTGGATTCTTATCTTAAGCGCTATCAGGACATCAGTTATTACCGTTCTTCTCCCTGCTTTAACAGTAATATTGAATGCACTGCTGACGAGATCAATGCAATACGCAGTGCTCAACAGGACAGCTCAGAAGCACGTAAGAAGGCGAATGATGCTGTCTTTAAAGTCATTGACCAGCAGCAAGATACTTTACAAGCTGATGCAGATAACCTCGCAGATCTCCAGACTCAGGCAAGCGGCGCAACGGGCCAAATGAAGGCTATTCAGGCAGCAAATCAACTTGCCAGTGCTCAGGCTAACCAGCTTCTGCAGATTCGTTCAATTTTGGTGGCTCAGCAAAATGCAGCGGCTACAGTAGCTCAGGTACAAGCAGACAGAGAAGCGCAGCAAACAGTAGCTGATGAAAAAACTTTATCTGGTGTAAATACGCCTAGCCCTAAAAGAATCTGGTGA
- the trbL gene encoding P-type conjugative transfer protein TrbL, with amino-acid sequence MKSINKLSFLFVMLIFSMNANANQLNSSGLLDNLLDKYQQVASTWTTVLSDYANWLFWGLVLISMAWTFGMIAMKGGGVQDLLAEVVRFFAINGFFYFILKNGPAISKSIIDSLRELAGNALGTGNGISPSSIVDMAFVILTKVSSAASIWSPMISTIMITVAIIVLVVMSLIAVNMLIMLVSAWVMCYAGIILLGFGGSKWTSDITINYLRTVLSVGIQLFTMTLIIGIGQSFIDQYFYVIKDDVPDLNSLIVLLLASIILLVLTNKLPQLLSGIVGGASLQGMGGFGAGMIAGAATTAISSAGAMAMSATTQVSGGASALKAAFESAQAAMADESNSGGSSGGGEDTGSVDASGGQPLGSDGSGGGSKGFAASFSHAGRMASYMGSRLAKGAMDYQTMKRSANSTRVQQTVGGELANQIRKQTAARRESSEHDEFDGDSLTGSKKS; translated from the coding sequence ATGAAATCAATCAATAAATTATCGTTTTTATTCGTGATGCTTATTTTTTCTATGAATGCTAATGCAAATCAGTTAAATAGCAGCGGATTACTTGATAACTTGTTGGATAAATATCAGCAGGTTGCTAGTACTTGGACTACGGTACTTAGTGATTATGCCAATTGGTTATTTTGGGGACTAGTCCTAATAAGCATGGCATGGACTTTTGGCATGATCGCTATGAAAGGGGGAGGGGTTCAGGATTTACTCGCAGAAGTCGTAAGGTTCTTCGCTATCAATGGTTTCTTTTATTTTATTTTAAAAAATGGTCCGGCCATATCAAAATCCATAATTGATTCATTGAGGGAACTTGCTGGTAATGCTTTAGGTACAGGGAATGGAATCTCTCCATCAAGTATAGTAGACATGGCTTTCGTTATATTAACAAAGGTTAGTTCGGCTGCTTCTATCTGGTCTCCTATGATTTCCACTATTATGATCACTGTTGCAATAATAGTTTTAGTGGTAATGTCCCTTATAGCAGTCAATATGCTGATAATGTTAGTGTCTGCATGGGTGATGTGTTACGCAGGAATAATATTGCTGGGGTTCGGTGGTTCAAAATGGACTTCTGATATAACTATAAATTATCTGCGAACGGTACTGTCCGTTGGAATTCAATTATTTACAATGACATTAATTATTGGAATTGGGCAATCATTTATAGATCAGTACTTTTATGTTATTAAAGACGATGTGCCGGATCTTAATAGCCTTATAGTTCTGCTCTTGGCATCAATTATTCTCTTAGTGTTAACTAACAAATTGCCACAGTTACTATCAGGTATAGTCGGTGGCGCATCCTTACAAGGAATGGGCGGTTTCGGAGCTGGGATGATTGCTGGAGCTGCCACCACTGCAATCAGCAGCGCTGGAGCAATGGCAATGAGCGCTACAACTCAAGTCAGTGGTGGGGCTTCTGCATTAAAAGCAGCATTTGAATCTGCACAAGCTGCCATGGCCGATGAATCTAATTCTGGCGGTAGTTCTGGTGGTGGTGAAGATACCGGTTCTGTAGATGCCTCAGGAGGACAGCCATTAGGATCAGATGGTTCCGGCGGGGGAAGCAAGGGTTTTGCGGCCTCGTTCTCTCATGCTGGCCGTATGGCTAGTTACATGGGAAGCAGGCTGGCTAAAGGGGCTATGGATTATCAGACTATGAAGCGAAGTGCTAATTCTACCCGGGTACAACAGACCGTTGGCGGGGAGCTGGCGAACCAGATCCGTAAACAAACAGCTGCTCGTCGTGAAAGCAGCGAACATGATGAATTTGACGGTGATAGTTTAACTGGCAGTAAAAAATCTTGA
- a CDS encoding tyrosine-type recombinase/integrase → MKLNARQVETAKPKDKPYKLADGGGMYLEVFPNGTKSWRMKYRIAGKEKRVVFGVYPTITLADARSKRDDAKKLLVNGVDPSAFKQESKQAHIEEVKNTFQEIALEWHCMKVKKWSAGYASDILEAFNKDVFPFIGQRPVADIKPLELLNVLKKMEDRGATEKAKKVRQRCGEVFRYAIVTGRAEYNPAPDLTSVMQGHESTHYPFLTTEELPAFFKALAGYSGSELVVLAARLMIITGVRTGELRGALWSEIDTDKALWEISAERMKMRRPHIVPLSVQALEIIEKIRAMAGNFPLLFPGRNDPSKTMSEASINQVFKRIGYTGRVTGHGFRHTMSTVLHEQGYNSAWIETQLAHVDKNAIRGTYNHAQYLDGRREMLQWYADYMANLEKGGNVVHGTFNRRG, encoded by the coding sequence ATGAAGCTCAATGCCAGACAGGTAGAGACTGCCAAGCCCAAAGATAAACCCTACAAGTTAGCGGATGGTGGGGGCATGTATCTGGAGGTGTTCCCTAACGGCACCAAAAGCTGGCGCATGAAATACCGGATCGCAGGTAAAGAAAAACGTGTGGTGTTTGGCGTCTACCCGACCATTACCTTAGCCGATGCCAGAAGCAAAAGAGATGATGCTAAAAAGCTGTTGGTTAATGGGGTTGATCCGAGTGCGTTTAAGCAAGAAAGCAAACAAGCCCACATCGAAGAAGTGAAAAACACCTTTCAAGAAATTGCGCTCGAATGGCACTGCATGAAAGTGAAGAAATGGTCTGCGGGGTATGCCTCAGACATTCTTGAAGCGTTCAACAAAGACGTCTTCCCGTTCATTGGTCAACGTCCTGTTGCAGACATCAAGCCGTTGGAACTGCTAAACGTGCTTAAAAAGATGGAAGACAGGGGTGCTACCGAGAAAGCCAAAAAAGTGCGCCAACGCTGCGGCGAAGTGTTTCGCTACGCCATCGTGACAGGCAGAGCCGAGTATAACCCCGCACCAGATCTCACCAGTGTCATGCAAGGGCATGAGTCTACACATTATCCATTCCTGACCACTGAAGAGCTTCCTGCCTTTTTTAAAGCCCTTGCTGGCTACTCTGGTAGTGAATTGGTGGTGTTGGCCGCCCGACTAATGATCATTACTGGTGTTCGAACGGGTGAATTACGCGGTGCGTTATGGTCTGAAATCGATACTGATAAAGCGCTATGGGAAATTTCTGCTGAACGCATGAAAATGCGGCGTCCTCATATCGTTCCTCTATCCGTGCAGGCATTGGAAATTATTGAAAAAATCAGGGCAATGGCGGGTAATTTCCCTCTATTATTCCCTGGTCGTAATGATCCAAGTAAAACTATGAGCGAAGCCAGTATCAATCAGGTATTTAAGCGAATTGGTTATACCGGCCGCGTTACGGGGCATGGATTCCGTCATACCATGAGCACTGTTCTTCATGAACAGGGCTATAACTCCGCATGGATTGAAACCCAGCTTGCTCACGTTGATAAGAATGCTATCCGTGGCACCTACAACCATGCGCAATATCTCGATGGCAGACGTGAGATGCTGCAATGGTATGCCGACTATATGGCAAACCTTGAGAAAGGCGGCAATGTGGTGCATGGGACGTTTAATCGGCGTGGGTAA
- a CDS encoding site-specific integrase yields MATIRKRGNYQWEAQIRKRGFPSQTKTFNTKVEAEAWAKMIESEMARGVWLSRSEAESTTLYEALTRYEKEIVPDKKGAVQDRSLVRILKGTQLAKNYMASIRSADVAKLRDEWLKIYAPATVLRRLALLSHVFNVSRKEWGMESLLNPVEVIRKPQPKNARTRRLETLPVSPDKTVVTPKKEITTEIDHIIAATHSSVLPAIVLLALETAMRRSEIAELRWRFIDLDRRVAHLPDTKNGNARDVPLSTKAITILSSLKEHSEQTADKVFNMRADAITRAFDRAVKRARERYEKANSLCNESFLKNLRFHDLRHEATSRLAEIFPMHELTKITGHKDPRMLMRYYHPKAENLALKLK; encoded by the coding sequence ATGGCGACTATACGCAAACGTGGTAATTACCAATGGGAAGCTCAAATCCGCAAACGTGGTTTTCCCTCTCAAACCAAAACCTTTAACACCAAAGTGGAAGCAGAAGCTTGGGCCAAAATGATCGAGTCAGAAATGGCGAGAGGTGTTTGGCTTAGCCGCAGCGAAGCGGAATCTACAACATTGTATGAAGCCCTAACGCGCTATGAAAAAGAGATTGTTCCCGACAAAAAAGGGGCAGTGCAAGACCGATCTTTGGTGCGGATACTAAAAGGCACTCAGTTGGCGAAAAACTATATGGCCAGCATCAGGAGTGCTGATGTCGCCAAGCTGAGGGATGAATGGTTGAAAATCTATGCTCCTGCAACCGTTTTAAGGCGGTTGGCGTTACTGTCTCATGTTTTCAATGTTTCGCGTAAAGAATGGGGCATGGAGAGCCTGCTGAACCCTGTAGAAGTCATCCGTAAACCCCAGCCGAAGAATGCAAGAACCAGACGCCTGGAAACGCTGCCGGTGTCACCAGATAAAACCGTTGTGACGCCAAAGAAAGAAATAACCACGGAGATAGACCATATCATTGCGGCAACACATTCATCAGTATTGCCAGCAATCGTTCTTCTGGCGTTAGAAACAGCCATGCGCCGTAGCGAAATTGCAGAACTCCGATGGCGCTTTATCGATCTTGATAGGCGAGTTGCACATCTGCCAGATACTAAGAATGGCAATGCCCGCGATGTCCCTTTATCAACCAAAGCTATTACGATACTGTCCAGTCTTAAGGAACATTCTGAGCAAACTGCTGATAAGGTTTTCAATATGCGTGCAGACGCGATTACCAGAGCTTTTGACCGAGCTGTAAAACGTGCCAGAGAAAGGTACGAGAAAGCAAACTCATTATGCAATGAATCTTTCCTTAAAAATTTAAGGTTTCATGACCTTCGACATGAAGCAACTTCTCGACTTGCTGAAATTTTCCCTATGCATGAGCTAACCAAAATTACAGGACATAAAGATCCAAGAATGCTAATGCGATACTATCACCCCAAAGCTGAAAATTTGGCGTTAAAATTGAAATAA
- the traJ gene encoding conjugal transfer transcriptional regulator TraJ, translating to MTDIPNRKNSTPIKVYCLPEEKAQIQANAEASGLSTASFIRNIAMGYQVESIVDIKQVLELSRVNGDLGRLGGLLKLWLANDPRTANFSPSLIKTLLRKIESTQQELRNIMEKILDR from the coding sequence ATGACTGATATCCCAAACAGAAAAAACTCAACACCAATCAAAGTGTATTGCCTTCCCGAAGAGAAGGCGCAAATCCAGGCTAATGCAGAAGCATCAGGGTTAAGTACTGCTAGTTTTATTCGAAATATTGCAATGGGTTATCAGGTTGAATCCATAGTGGATATAAAGCAGGTTTTGGAGCTTAGTCGAGTAAATGGAGATCTTGGCCGACTTGGCGGATTGCTAAAATTGTGGCTGGCAAATGATCCGAGGACCGCAAATTTTTCACCATCATTGATAAAAACATTGTTGAGAAAAATAGAATCAACTCAGCAAGAGCTGAGGAATATTATGGAGAAAATACTGGATAGATAA
- a CDS encoding helix-turn-helix transcriptional regulator yields MKETKRLIRLKEVIDKTGYCRAWIYRLIKNNSFPAPVKIGERSIAFVESEVDQWIDSKILNSRKAA; encoded by the coding sequence ATGAAAGAAACAAAAAGACTTATTAGGTTAAAAGAGGTGATCGATAAAACTGGCTATTGCAGGGCATGGATCTACAGACTAATTAAAAATAACAGTTTCCCCGCTCCGGTAAAAATTGGTGAGAGATCTATTGCTTTCGTCGAAAGCGAAGTTGATCAATGGATCGATAGCAAAATCTTAAATTCACGTAAAGCCGCCTAA
- a CDS encoding antitoxin VbhA family protein: MSKNNSSNSYSTEARKEAFRKAEASLFLSGKDPKSSPFYNEIKNKVINGELTYEEAKREVLKHHIEQSEKQNKKANI, encoded by the coding sequence ATGAGCAAAAATAACTCTTCTAATTCATATTCTACAGAGGCAAGGAAAGAAGCTTTTCGGAAAGCTGAAGCCAGTCTTTTTTTATCCGGTAAGGACCCCAAAAGCTCACCATTTTATAATGAAATAAAAAATAAAGTAATCAATGGAGAGCTAACCTATGAAGAGGCAAAGAGAGAAGTATTAAAGCATCACATTGAACAATCGGAAAAACAAAATAAAAAGGCTAACATTTAG
- a CDS encoding HigA family addiction module antitoxin: MRTEGAEPTTVGEMLSEEFLKPLKMSVYELANRMGISYNRTMDILKNKSIIKESESLALSNILNTDAYFWLNLQEHHKNWSDFQTMHLRKKNP; this comes from the coding sequence ATGAGGACAGAAGGTGCTGAGCCGACTACAGTGGGAGAGATGCTGTCGGAGGAGTTTTTGAAACCATTGAAAATGTCGGTATATGAGTTAGCCAACAGAATGGGCATTTCTTATAATAGAACAATGGATATATTAAAAAATAAATCTATAATAAAAGAATCCGAAAGTTTAGCTCTTTCGAATATATTAAACACCGATGCTTATTTTTGGCTGAATCTACAAGAGCATCATAAGAATTGGAGTGATTTTCAAACTATGCATTTACGAAAAAAAAATCCATGA
- a CDS encoding helix-turn-helix transcriptional regulator — MKSVMPELITVEELAFALKKTVKSIRSDATRNPKCLPPRCRLPGNKRLLWRREDVKDWIDNSVELRGENCDIAKDVNSLQKKRGRPPKKKPK; from the coding sequence ATGAAATCAGTTATGCCCGAACTTATAACCGTTGAAGAGTTGGCTTTTGCGTTAAAGAAAACTGTAAAAAGTATCCGCAGTGATGCAACGCGAAATCCTAAATGTCTTCCACCCAGATGTCGTCTTCCTGGGAATAAACGCCTTTTATGGCGTAGAGAAGATGTTAAAGACTGGATAGATAACTCCGTTGAGTTAAGGGGAGAAAATTGCGATATAGCGAAAGACGTAAATAGTCTTCAAAAAAAACGAGGCAGGCCACCAAAGAAGAAACCTAAGTAA
- a CDS encoding retron system putative HNH endonuclease: MKLKKEIGRMILKRINKTGEDQFFIDFKTQNPNGTWDEFRNHEKSVLYKRLKQHICNDQMYLCAYCEIDLDRKNEHQIKIEHFKSKSGSLPGGSNWHLEWSNLLGVCLGGTNTGDNYELPANLSCDSYKSHYEDKNKITDKDWTGKILLPLTLPNAHNLFNFDKVTGKLLPNESYCNSISIDGKPAVETLGIVTKTIEVLNLNCSRLNNARMKLLFHFNSCARERDLRKIHNLLMQWSQGEPKFFQTTRDIIIRESRICRGLLDGTIKY; the protein is encoded by the coding sequence TTGAAATTGAAAAAAGAGATTGGGAGGATGATTTTGAAAAGGATTAATAAAACAGGAGAAGACCAATTCTTTATTGATTTTAAAACGCAGAATCCAAATGGAACTTGGGACGAATTTAGAAATCATGAAAAAAGCGTTTTGTATAAGAGGCTCAAACAACACATTTGCAATGACCAGATGTACCTTTGTGCATATTGTGAGATAGATTTAGATCGTAAAAATGAACATCAAATAAAAATAGAGCATTTCAAATCTAAATCTGGCTCGCTCCCCGGTGGAAGTAACTGGCATTTAGAATGGTCTAATCTCTTAGGTGTATGTCTTGGTGGTACAAATACAGGTGATAATTATGAATTACCAGCTAACTTAAGTTGCGATTCATATAAGTCACACTATGAAGATAAAAATAAAATTACTGACAAAGACTGGACAGGTAAAATTCTCCTTCCTCTCACGCTTCCGAATGCGCACAATTTATTTAACTTTGACAAGGTCACAGGTAAGTTGCTACCTAATGAATCGTACTGTAATAGCATAAGTATAGATGGTAAACCTGCGGTAGAAACACTAGGTATTGTTACAAAAACAATAGAAGTTTTAAATTTAAATTGTAGCAGGCTAAATAACGCCAGAATGAAGTTGCTGTTTCACTTCAACAGTTGCGCACGAGAAAGAGATTTGAGGAAAATTCATAATTTATTGATGCAATGGAGTCAAGGTGAACCAAAATTTTTTCAGACGACACGAGATATAATAATTCGAGAAAGTAGAATTTGCCGAGGATTGCTGGATGGAACAATAAAGTATTAG
- a CDS encoding replication initiation protein → MLLKQDIYNKEKFENKIQKYALCCDNFNNGVYKALKDKALLKKYIAFNNKSFINGLVFDVDHKNGAIAWDLANLPKPNIIIQNTKNGHAHLLYALKNPVLKADSARMKPLRLASIVQRGFTERLDADRAYADILIKNPTNINEWRTTWTNIPAYNLDYLADFVPDTIITKNTKTSPVYGLGRNVNLFEDLRVISYKDVLKYKANKKYLDFYEHMLSRAIMLNNHCNVNDLLSHSEVSQICKSICKWTWQNFSQGRFSEIQSARARKTQHQEKQKN, encoded by the coding sequence ATGCTATTAAAACAAGATATATATAATAAAGAAAAATTTGAAAATAAAATCCAAAAATACGCCTTGTGCTGCGATAATTTTAATAATGGTGTTTACAAAGCACTCAAAGATAAAGCACTATTAAAAAAATACATTGCTTTTAATAATAAGTCCTTTATAAATGGTCTGGTTTTCGATGTAGACCATAAAAATGGAGCCATTGCTTGGGATTTAGCAAATTTACCTAAACCTAATATAATAATTCAAAATACAAAAAACGGTCACGCACACCTACTCTATGCCTTAAAAAACCCTGTCCTGAAGGCTGACTCAGCAAGAATGAAGCCGTTGCGATTAGCCTCAATTGTTCAGCGAGGTTTCACGGAAAGACTGGATGCGGACAGAGCCTATGCAGATATTTTAATAAAAAACCCTACCAATATAAATGAATGGCGAACTACCTGGACAAATATACCAGCATATAATTTAGATTATTTAGCAGATTTTGTGCCTGATACTATAATCACTAAAAATACCAAAACAAGTCCAGTATATGGCTTAGGCCGTAATGTTAATTTATTTGAAGATTTAAGGGTTATATCTTACAAAGATGTTTTAAAATATAAAGCGAACAAAAAATACCTTGATTTTTATGAGCATATGCTTTCTCGCGCGATAATGTTGAATAACCATTGTAATGTTAACGATCTGTTATCGCATAGTGAAGTGAGCCAAATTTGCAAAAGTATTTGCAAATGGACATGGCAAAATTTTTCCCAAGGTCGATTTTCTGAAATACAGTCTGCTCGGGCAAGGAAAACACAGCACCAAGAAAAACAAAAGAACTAA
- a CDS encoding tyrosine-type recombinase/integrase translates to MLTDSKVRSAKPLAKSYKLTDSQGLYLTVSTSGAKLWYFRYRLGGKENRLAFGPYPQTTLAEAREKRDAARKLLASGISPSQLRKTNNPAVDESRTFQYVATAWHSSCLKLWSDAHADKILICLKRYVFPTIGAMDIAQVETRHLAQLVKAIDDKGVHDVAGRVRQHLTKIMRHAVQQGVIKYNPAYDLDGVVTPVVTQHHPALPLKRLPELLAKMENYKGRMLTRLALELNLHVFLRSSELRFARWNEFNLKAHIWSVPAQREAVNGVRFSERGAKMKDEHLVPLSRQAVALLKQIQALSGESVFVFPGAHTLNKPMSENTINKALRVIGYDTKTEICGHGFRTMACSALNESGRWSKDAIERQMSHKERNGVRAAYVHKAEHLEARIEMMQWWSDYLDVNREGYVAPYIYARSYTAG, encoded by the coding sequence ATGTTAACTGACAGCAAAGTCCGATCTGCGAAACCTCTCGCAAAATCTTATAAGCTCACTGATTCGCAAGGCCTGTACCTCACGGTATCTACCAGCGGCGCTAAGTTATGGTATTTCCGCTATCGCCTCGGCGGTAAAGAAAACCGTCTGGCCTTTGGTCCCTATCCTCAGACTACGCTGGCGGAAGCCCGTGAAAAACGCGATGCGGCGCGTAAGCTATTGGCATCCGGCATCAGCCCTTCCCAACTTCGCAAAACGAACAACCCCGCCGTTGATGAATCCCGCACCTTTCAGTATGTCGCCACTGCATGGCACAGCAGTTGCCTTAAGCTCTGGTCGGACGCCCACGCCGATAAAATTCTCATCTGCCTGAAACGCTACGTTTTCCCCACCATTGGTGCGATGGATATCGCGCAGGTTGAAACCCGCCATCTGGCGCAGTTGGTTAAGGCGATTGACGACAAAGGCGTGCATGACGTCGCCGGACGGGTACGCCAGCATCTAACCAAAATCATGCGCCACGCCGTACAACAGGGCGTCATCAAATACAATCCGGCTTACGATCTGGACGGTGTCGTGACCCCGGTGGTGACCCAACATCACCCCGCCCTGCCGCTAAAACGCCTGCCTGAACTGCTGGCGAAGATGGAAAACTACAAAGGCCGGATGCTCACCCGTCTGGCGCTGGAGCTGAATCTGCATGTTTTTCTGCGCTCCAGTGAGCTGCGTTTTGCCCGCTGGAATGAATTCAATCTGAAAGCACATATCTGGAGCGTACCCGCCCAGCGAGAAGCGGTAAACGGCGTGAGGTTCTCAGAACGCGGAGCCAAGATGAAGGATGAACATCTGGTGCCGCTGTCACGGCAGGCAGTCGCCCTGCTGAAACAGATTCAGGCGCTTTCCGGCGAATCGGTCTTCGTTTTTCCGGGCGCACATACTCTGAACAAGCCGATGAGTGAAAACACCATCAACAAAGCATTGCGCGTAATTGGCTATGACACCAAAACCGAAATCTGTGGGCATGGTTTCAGAACTATGGCTTGTAGCGCCCTGAACGAGTCCGGGCGCTGGTCAAAGGATGCCATTGAGCGACAGATGAGCCACAAAGAACGCAACGGCGTGCGGGCGGCTTATGTGCATAAAGCGGAGCATCTGGAAGCCAGAATCGAAATGATGCAATGGTGGTCGGATTATCTGGACGTCAACCGTGAAGGATATGTCGCACCGTATATTTATGCGCGAAGTTATACGGCTGGCTAA
- the ptuA gene encoding retron Ec78 anti-phage system effector ATPase PtuA, with the protein MEQILPSRIIKLIKKSESGDFASSYQLFKIFGSDEYGVDPDEKMSSHYKELSAKQLEGGQLRVADIHLENYKGFESLIMDFSMKKGSTILVGNNGCGKSTILDAIQKGLTHLSSRLSTRSHNGDGIEKHELKTGKNYASIAINYDFMGVRFPMIIAMTEPGYEDSAKSNYSGINELGNIFKTAHSINPNASFPLIAMYTVERANDVSTKDIENSDEIKEAQIWDKFKAYNKSLTGKADFKLFFRWFKELIEIENSDNAEIKALRAEIRAKEKDLDNPLLKALLAENKNSDTTKKLLEDHENSLKFLRSKLNNYYSINSKTLHTVEDAIYSFLPGFNNLKLQRAPLDLIVDKDNVSLSVLQLSQGEKTILALIADIARRLTLLNPNNEKPLEGTGIILVDEIDLHLHPSWQQNIIPRLEKTFKNIQFIVTTHSPQVCHTIDSQNIWLLKNGQKFKAPKGVRGAISSWVLENLFEVAQRPPEDKYTKLLQEYKSLVFSEKYSSEEAKKLGTTLSRHFGPDDETLVELKLEIEKRDWEDDFEKD; encoded by the coding sequence ATGGAACAGATCTTACCGAGTAGGATAATCAAATTAATAAAAAAATCGGAAAGCGGCGATTTTGCTTCCTCTTACCAACTTTTTAAAATATTTGGCTCAGATGAGTACGGAGTTGATCCAGATGAAAAAATGTCTAGCCATTATAAAGAATTATCAGCCAAGCAACTCGAAGGTGGTCAACTAAGGGTTGCGGATATCCATTTGGAAAACTATAAAGGATTTGAGTCCCTGATTATGGATTTTTCCATGAAAAAAGGCTCTACAATTTTAGTAGGAAATAATGGTTGTGGAAAGTCGACGATTCTCGATGCAATCCAAAAGGGACTGACACATCTCTCCTCAAGGCTATCTACTCGCTCACATAATGGCGATGGTATCGAAAAGCATGAGCTAAAAACAGGTAAAAATTATGCATCGATAGCTATCAATTACGACTTTATGGGAGTTCGTTTTCCTATGATCATAGCTATGACTGAACCTGGTTATGAGGATAGTGCTAAAAGCAACTATAGCGGAATTAATGAGTTAGGGAATATTTTCAAAACAGCCCATTCAATCAATCCAAATGCATCTTTTCCTTTAATTGCAATGTATACAGTTGAAAGAGCGAATGACGTTTCTACTAAAGATATTGAGAATTCTGACGAAATCAAAGAAGCTCAAATCTGGGACAAATTCAAAGCATATAATAAAAGTCTTACAGGAAAAGCTGATTTTAAACTATTTTTTAGATGGTTTAAAGAATTAATAGAAATTGAAAACTCTGATAATGCTGAAATTAAAGCATTAAGAGCAGAGATTCGAGCTAAAGAAAAAGACTTAGATAATCCATTACTAAAGGCTCTCCTGGCAGAGAATAAGAATTCTGATACTACTAAAAAATTGTTAGAAGATCATGAAAATTCCCTGAAATTTTTAAGAAGTAAATTAAATAACTATTATTCAATTAATAGTAAAACATTACACACTGTTGAAGATGCAATTTATTCTTTTCTGCCCGGATTCAATAATCTTAAACTTCAAAGGGCACCTCTTGATCTCATAGTGGATAAAGATAATGTGTCTTTAAGCGTTCTGCAATTATCACAGGGTGAGAAAACCATTTTAGCATTAATTGCCGATATTGCTCGTAGATTGACATTATTAAACCCTAACAATGAAAAGCCTTTGGAAGGCACCGGAATTATCTTGGTTGATGAAATAGACCTGCATCTGCATCCGTCATGGCAGCAAAATATTATTCCACGGCTTGAAAAAACTTTTAAGAATATTCAGTTTATAGTTACAACTCATAGCCCACAAGTTTGTCATACTATTGATAGTCAAAATATATGGTTATTAAAGAATGGCCAAAAGTTTAAGGCTCCTAAAGGAGTTAGGGGGGCAATATCTTCTTGGGTATTAGAAAATTTGTTTGAAGTTGCTCAACGACCGCCAGAAGATAAGTATACAAAGCTTTTGCAGGAATATAAGAGTTTAGTGTTTTCAGAAAAATATTCTAGTGAAGAAGCAAAAAAGCTAGGCACTACTTTATCCCGACATTTCGGTCCGGATGATGAAACCTTAGTAGAGTTAAAGCTTGAAATTGAAAAAAGAGATTGGGAGGATGATTTTGAAAAGGATTAA